A genomic region of Gossypium hirsutum isolate 1008001.06 chromosome D01, Gossypium_hirsutum_v2.1, whole genome shotgun sequence contains the following coding sequences:
- the LOC121214058 gene encoding L-type lectin-domain containing receptor kinase S.4 has protein sequence MPYFLPVLLTLIPLLISSSFQPTATLFFPGFKSPNLSTNLTLTGSAEIQANGILKLTKATDGLQGHAFYSSPFRFKNSSNGQAFSFSTTFAMAIVPEYTKLGGHGLAFTIAASKDLKALPRQYLGILNATNMGNSSDNLVAVEFDTVQNLEFQDINDNHVGIDINSLNSIASVPAGYYIDGVGLVKQNVSLKSGETILVWFEYDSVEKLVNVTISLSSKKPSLPILQLKVDLSPFLQEFMYVGFSASTGLLASSHYILGWSFKMNGEAQALDLSSLPSLPRPPAKHTALTVGVSVSSVVLVIAALSVAVYIFMKIKNADVIEDWELEIGPQRYDYHELKRATNGFSDKALLGHGGFGKVYKGKLKDSKTQVAVKRVSHESKQGLREFVSEIASIGRLRHRNLVQLLGWCRRRGDLLLVYDYMANGSLDKFLFDDPKIVLNWEQRLNIIKGVASGLLYLHEGYEQIVIHRDVKASNVLLDDELNGKLGDFGLAKLYEHGSNPGTTRVVGTLGYLAPELPKTGKATTSSDVYAFGAFLLEVACGRRPIESNVSQEELVLIDWVWEKFTQGRLFDVVDIRLNDKYKEDEMLLVLKLGLICSNDAPKARPNMRQAVRYLDGEAELPELLKPSRIYEGVGEGFDAFLHSSMSSTFDNTSSYSFTDQHGNGGTSIVSL, from the coding sequence ATGCCTTATTTCCTCCCGGTTTTGCTTACTCTTATCCCCCTTTTAATCTCTTCTTCGTTCCAACCCACTGCTACTCTCTTCTTCCCAGGTTTCAAATCCCCAAATCTCAGCACCAACTTAACACTAACGGGAAGTGCAGAGATTCAAGCCAATGGCATTCTAAAATTAACAAAAGCCACCGATGGTTTACAGGGCCATGCCTTTTATAGCTCACCATTTAGATTCAAAAACTCCAGCAATGGCCAAGCTTTCTCCTTTTCAACCACCTTTGCAATGGCCATAGTCCCTGAGTACACAAAGCTCGGTGGCCATGGTTTGGCTTTCACAATCGCCGCTTCTAAAGACCTCAAAGCACTGCCTCGTCAGTACTTAGGGATCCTCAATGCTACCAATATGGGAAACTCGTCGGATAATCTCGTTGCGGTTGAGTTCGATACGGTTCAAAATTTGGAGTTCCAAGACATCAACGACAACCATGTTGGAATCGACATAAACAGCTTGAACTCAATTGCTTCGGTTCCTGCTGGTTATTACATCGATGGGGTTGGTTTGGTGAAGCAAAATGTTAGTCTCAAGAGTGGGGAAACGATTCTAGTTTGGTTCGAGTATGACTCAGTTGAAAAACTTGTTAATGTAACGATTTCATTGAGTTCTAAAAAACCGAGTTTGCCGATCTTGCAGCTTAAGGTAGATCTTTCACCTTTTCTCCAAGAGTTTATGTATGTTGGGTTCTCAGCTTCAACTGGTTTACTTGCTAGTTCCCATTATATTCTAGGTTGGAGCTTTAAAATGAATGGAGAAGCTCAAGCTCTTGATCTATCTTCATTACCTTCACTTCCCCGACCACCGGCAAAACATACAGCTTTAACAGTTGGTGTCTCGGTTTCATCTGTTGTTCTTGTAATAGCAGCTTTATCCGTTGCTGTTTATATCTTTATGAAGATCAAGAATGCTGATGTGATTGAAGACTGGGAATTGGAAATTGGGCCACAAAGATATGATTACCATGAACTCAAAAGGGCAACCAATGGTTTTAGTGACAAAGCTTTACTTGGTCATGGTGGTTTTGGCAAAGTTTATAAAGGAAAGCTCAAGGATTCTAAAACCCAAGTTGCTGTCAAAAGAGTCTCTCACGAATCGAAACAAGGGTTACGCGAGTTCGTGTCGGAGATCGCGAGTATTGGGAGACTTCGACATCGGAACTTGGTTCAATTATTGGGATGGTGTAGGAGAAGAGGTGACCTTCTTCTTGTTTATGATTACATGGCTAATGGTAGCTTAGATAAGTTCTTGTTTGATGACCCTAAAATAGTTCTTAATTGGGAACAAAGATTGAATATTATAAAGGGTGTTGCTTCAGGGCTTctttatttacatgaagggtatGAACAAATTGTGATTCATAGAGATGTTAAAGCTAGTAATGTGTTGTTAGATGATGAATTGAATGGAAAGTTAGGAGATTTCGGGTTGGCGAAACTGTATGAACACGGTTCGAATCCAGGGACAACTAGGGTTGTTGGTACATTAGGGTATCTAGCACCGGAGTTGCCTAAGACAGGAAAGGCCACAACGAGCTCCGATGTTTATGCTTTCGGTGCTTTTTTGCTCGAGGTCGCATGCGGGCGGAGACCCATCGAGTCCAATGTATCACAAGAGGAGCTAGTGTTAATTGATTGGGTTTGGGAGAAGTTTACACAAGGGAGGCTCTTCGATGTGGTAGACATTAGGCTTAATGACAAGTATAAAGAAGATGAAATGTTGTTGGTGCTTAAATTAGGCCTAATTTGCTCAAATGATGCGCCTAAGGCGCGACCTAACATGAGGCAAGCTGTGAGATATCTCGACGGAGAGGCTGAATTACCAGAACTTTTGAAACCATCGAGGATATATGAGGGAGTTGGCGAAGGGTTTGACGCTTTTCTGCATTCGTCCATGTCCTCAACATTTGATAATACGAGTTCGTATTCATTCACGGATCAACATGGCAATGGTGGTACTAGTATTGTTTCTCTTTGA
- the LOC107940905 gene encoding probable protein S-acyltransferase 16 encodes MKRGFSFSVTVVVSAIVFIYFCTVFVFIDRWFGLMTSPGIMNAVAFTGVAFMCVLNYAYAILADPGRVPSSFMPDIEDPEVPIHEIKRKGGDLRFCQKCSCFKPPRAHHCRVCKRCILRMDHHCNWINNCVGHANYKVFFVFVVYAVIACIYSLILLVGSLTNDSQNDKQRSADTFRVAYVISGPLLVPLSVALSVLLGWHIYLILQNKTTIEYHEGVRAMWLAEKGGTVYKHPYDIGAYENLTTVLGPSIFCWICPFSRHIGNGLRFRTAYDRVSTSSTSK; translated from the exons ATGAAGCGAGGCTTCAGCTTTTCTGTAACCGTTGTCGTATCGGCCATCGTTTTCATTTACTTTTGTACGGTCTTCGTTTTCATTGATCGTTGGTTTGGTCTAATGACCTCACCTGGTATCATGAACGCCGTCGCTTTTACCGGTGTTGCCTTCATGTGTGTCTTAAATTACGCCTATGCCATCTTGGCGGATCCGGGTCGGGTCCCATCTTCTTTCATGCCCGACATTGAAGATCCTGAAGTTCCTATCCATGAGATCAAACGCAAG GGAGGGGACTTGAGATTTTGCCAAAAGTGTTCTTGTTTTAAGCCTCCTCGTGCTCATCACTGTCGTGTTTGCAAAAGATGCATTCTGAGAATG GATCACCATTGCAATTGGATAAATAATTGTGTCGGCCATGCCAACTACAAGGTTTTCTTTGTCTTCGTTGTATATGCCGTGATTGCTTGCATCTATTCCCTG attttacTAGTGGGGAGCCTAACGAACGATTCCCAGAATGATAAGCAGCGCAGTGCAGATACTTTCAGAGTCGCATAT GTTATTTCCGGACCGTTGCTAGTCCCCTTAAGTGTAGCTTTAAGTGTTCTCTTGGGTTGGCATATCTACCTTATTTTGCAAAATAAGACCACAATTGAg TATCACGAAGGGGTGAGAGCTATGTGGCTCGCGGAGAAAGGAGGGACTGTCTATAAGCATCCGTATGATATTGGTGCCTACGAAAATCTAACAACG GTATTGGGTCCAAGTATCTTCTGCTGGATATGCCCATTTTCAAGACACATAGGTAACGGTCTTCGTTTTCGAACTGCTTACGATAGAGTATCTACTTCATCAACATCAAAATGA
- the LOC107940904 gene encoding laccase-17 codes for MAETSHLSSMAMLFISFFVVLMGNAEGETRHYTFNIRYHNVTRLCHTRTILSVNRRYPGPPLVAREGDRVIVKVVNHVANNVSIHWHGIRQLTTGWSDGPSYVTQCPIQTNQSYIYNFTITGQRGTLLWHAHISWLRATIHGPIIILPKLNQSYPFQKPHKEVTIILGEWFNEDPEAIISQALKTGGGPNVSDAYTINGLPGLLYNCSSKDTYKLKVKPGKTYLLRLINAALNDELFFTIANHTLTVVEGDAIYTKPFDTDKLLITPGQTTNVLLKTKPEYPNATFLIAARPYSTGQGTFDNSTTMGVLEYEHPFKKPSKNPTLIQPNLPQINDTQFVSNFTMKFRSLANDEFPANVPKTVDKRFFFTVGLGTSPCPKNTTCQGPTNSTKFAASVNNVSFTLPSVAILQAYYFGQSNGVYTTDFPVEPMVPFNYTGIALNNTNVMNGTRTVVLPFNTSVELVMQDTSILGAESHPLHLHGFNFFVVGQGFGNFDPVKDPAKFNLVDPMERNTAGVPAGGWIAIRFLADNPGVWFMHCHLDVHTSWGLKMAWLVLDGPEPNQKLQPPPSDLPQC; via the exons ATGGCagaaacttcacatctttcttcAATGGCGATgctttttatttcattctttgtTGTATTGATGGGAAATGCAGAAGGGGAAACTAGGCACTATACATtcaat ATTCGATATCATAATGTTACGAGACTGTGTCATACGAGGACCATTCTGAGTGTGAACCGACGATACCCAGGGCCACCATTAGTGGCTCGAGAAGGTGATCGAGTCATTGTTAAAGTGGTTAACCATGTTGCAAACAATGTTAGCATTCATTG GCATGGAATTCGACAACTTACGACAGGATGGTCAGATGGACCTTCATACGTAACACAATGTCCGATTCAAACAAATCAATCATACATATACAATTTCACAATCACAGGACAAAGAGGAACCCTCTTATGGCATGCTCACATTTCATGGTTAAGAGCAACAATCCATGGACCTATTATCATCCTCCCAAAGCTCAATCAATCTTACCCATTTCAAAAACCCCACAAAGAAGTCACCATCATACTAG GAGAGTGGTTCAATGAAGACCCGGAAGCCATAATTAGCCAAGCACTCAAAACAGGAGGTGGACCCAATGTTTCAGATGCTTATACTATCAATGGCCTTCCTGGGCTACTCTACAATTGTTCTTCTAAAG ATACATACAAGCTAAAAGTGAAGCCAGGGAAAACATATCTCTTACGACTAATCAACGCTGCACTCAACGACGAGCTCTTCTTCACCATAGCCAACCACACATTAACGGTAGTCGAAGGCGACGCGATATACACAAAACCGTTCGACACCGATAAACTCCTAATCACCCCGGGCCAAACCACAAACGTTCTATTAAAAACCAAACCTGAATACCCCAATGCCACATTCCTCATAGCCGCTAGACCATACTCCACCGGTCAAGGCACATTTGATAACTCCACCACTATGGGCGTCCTTGAATATGAACACCCATTTAAAAAACCATCCAAAAACCCcactttaattcaaccaaatctCCCACAAATTAACGACACACAATTTGTTTCAAATTTCACAATGAAATTTCGTAGCTTAGCCAATGACGAATTCCCTGCAAACGTACCTAAAACAGTGGACAAGAGGTTTTTTTTCACTGTTGGACTTGGGACAAGTCCTTGTCCTAAGAACACAACTTGTCAAGGTCCTACCAATTCAACTAAGTTTGCAGCTTCGGTTAACAACGTGTCGTTTACGTTACCATCGGTGGCAATTCTTCAAGCTTATTATTTTGGACAATCGAATGGTGTTTACACGACGGATTTTCCAGTGGAACCGATGGTTCCGTTTAATTATACAGGGATTGCACTGAATAATACGAATGTGATGAATGGGACTCGTACGGTGGTGTTGCCATTTAATACGAGTGTAGAGCTAGTGATGCAGGATACAAGCATTCTTGGTGCTGAGAGTCATCCATTGCATCTTCATGGtttcaatttctttgttgttGGACAAGGGTTTGGGAACTTTGATCCGGTTAAGGATCCGGCGAAGTTCAATCTTGTCGACCCGATGGAACGGAATACGGCCGGTGTGCCTGCCGGTGGTTGGATAGCCATTCGGTTCTTAGCAGACAACCCAG GGGTGTGGTTCATGCACTGTCACTTAGATGTTCATACAAGCTGGGGACTGAAAATGGCATGGCTAGTCTTGGACGGTCCGGAACCGAATCAGAAGCTGCAACCACCACCGTCCGATCTTCCACAGTGTTGA